In the Neodiprion virginianus isolate iyNeoVirg1 chromosome 2, iyNeoVirg1.1, whole genome shotgun sequence genome, AGAATCACATAACTCTGCTGAAAAAGTTTGATGTGATACGCAAGCTTCTAATACGATATTATAGAATGGGTTTAGAAATACAATAGACTTGTCAGTTTGGATTGTGTTTTCGAACAAGGCTGAAGTTAGCGATGTCAATGTTACGAAACATTGaggaaaaagtaaataatttgCAATTCTAGAATAACTTTGCAGGAATCAAGTGtttaaaatataatgtaacgatttttctcgACATACATCGTTACAATGATACTAACGTCAAAATGTTACTcaatgatatttttacatcCTATTCTATGATTGTCATTAACACCTAATCGTGGTTTAttaaattgttttgaaatttttaaatacccTTCTAAACATTGGAATGAATTTACTATCAACCGAATATCTTCAACATCATTTTCAGACCATGGAAGACTTTATCCGTGGAGTCTTAATCAACGAGGAAATTCTAGACTCTCGAATTTACTGGCAAAAATTAGATCCAGAAGAATACGCGCTGCCAGTCACATCTTGGAGGGATTACAATACTTTAATCAGAGACATACTTCAAAAACGTGGATATCCCCTAACCATTGAGATGATGCCAAGTTGTATGTATTTTCTGTACCTACGTAGATGTACGTATAAACACAACAGCTCGATTCTTGGGAAAGGCTGTACATTGGAACGGGATTGTGTGGTATGTCCAAACAGTAATGTGGGAGAAAACACACGCATCACAGGTTCTGTGATTGGAGAAGGCTGTAACTTGGGGAATAATGTGAGACTTGAAAATTCTTACTTGCTGGGTAAAGTGAGAATTGGGGATGATTGTGTCgttaaaaattcagttttattCTCCGGCTGTGAGTTGGGTAATTCAGTTGAGATAGACGGCTGTATTTTGGGCCCGAAATTTAAGCTGAAATTGGAAAGTGTTCACACGGATTCCCTCATGcaaattgattcaaatgatTGTATCACTTACATCTCCATGAGCAAAGCTCATCCTGACACTGATCAAGAATTACCCTATTTCAAATACACATGTACAAACGAGTCCGACGATGATTCTGATGATCCTGAAGACTACAGTAGCAGCGATGAAGAATCGATTGCTGAGATGCCACTCACTGATGATACGCACATGTTTTTTACAGAAGTGATGGAGAGTTTGATGCGAGGATATCAGGACAAAGTCAAATGCGAGAATTTGATACTAGAAATTAATTCATCAAGATATGCTTACAATGTTACTATTCGCGAAGTTTCTTACAACGTAGTTAAAGCTGTATTAAGTTTACCAATGGAGTATCTCAGCAATTCTGGTTCAGAAATTTCGTCACAAAGCTACCAGAAGACATTGAAACTGATGTTGGAGTATTTTGACATGGTTATATTGAACTATGTCAAATCATATGAAGCTCAGACAGATTGCTTGCGAGCTATTCAAGACACCGCTGCTACATTGGACACTGTATCTTCAATTCTGTTTgtgttcaaaaatttatacaattgtGATATATTGTcagaggaaaaaattcttgaGTGGTACGAGCTCGATGATGAGGATAACAATGACGTTATGCAGAAACAGGTGAgactgaaaatgaaaaaagacaTTCAACCGTTGGTTAGATGGCTACGCGAAGCTGAAGAAGACTCTAGCGACTAACCTGAAATTTGTCGAAGGAAATCATAATAAGGATGAATCAGTCAGTCAATCTGAATCAAAAGTgacgaaaagagaaaacaacTTTTTAAATAGTTTTCAACAATGTGAGTTGCTTCAATGATGCTCAAAACTCTAATGAAACCTCATTCATCCCTACTGTGCAACAGAAATGATTTCGAGCAAATTTAAACAACACAGGCTAAgatattcacaatttttcatgaatttgaagcGATTGAACTCCGATGTTTTGATCCGATTCTAATGTTTCTTGCAATTATTCTGCTCCTTGATTAGACCTCTATAAATTAtctaaaaaaaacttcaagatAGCTAACATTGTGGTATAGTTATAACGCACATGTGACATTGGTGACGAGCATCTGTTGTGcttttactaaaaaaattttgttttttccactCCAGTGATGACAACTTTCTCTTCAATTGttaatattgaatattgatCTATTGAAATTTACACAATTAATAGAGATGtgtttcattcgtgttcacTATCATTGGcaaaaatatgattattggAGATTTTTAAacagtgtttttctttttctctaacCTGCTTCATACGGTCTGGCCAATGCATTCTTGAGTAATTGTAAGATTCAACTTATATATGACAACTTTTATGCATGCATGGCACCGacggaaaatatattttataaattttacctgTACAAACATCATCTAACAACACGGCAATGTTGACCCTTCCTGTATTATATAAAGCATAATACAAATCGTgcaagaaaaatgtatatttgcGTAAATGTGTGTAAACCATTATATCGGAcgtgtaaataaattgatcCAATAAAACTAGTTCCTTCTTAATGCTGAAGTTCAAATTCTGGGATTAGAATTATTCtggagttttatttttcagtataCCTACTTGTAAGAAGCCGCCTAGTAATCGGAAAAATTGAATCGTATTAAAAAAGATTCATTTTGATGTTTgtcgccaaaattttcaaggAAATTTATTGCATGtacgaaaattaataaaattttatcgttctATTGTTTAGAATGTGAGTTTACTGATTCAGTTACTTCCCATTTTGTTGTGTTTGAATTGTGACATAACTTCAATTCGATCCAATCTGTACATACAATTTCCTTTCTATCCATTTCTATTAGattttttcgtacaaatttaaatttacttcgtataaaatttaatacgTGTTAAATATTAGCGTTTTGATCGTTTTCTATTTGATTTCTTGGCTTTTCAATCGAGTTCAAATCCGTGACGAAAGGTCCGTAATATTATCGCGGattaatttgaaatgattttcacATCACggaatacattatttttatttcggaatttcgaaTTGGCAGACACAGATATTCAGATACCGTTCaatctgttattttttttttac is a window encoding:
- the LOC124298893 gene encoding translation initiation factor eIF-2B subunit epsilon, encoding MAATELKKEEVRQAVVLADDFSTNLHPMQTLYPSALMPVFHIPLLEYLTETLVRNDIQELFLYCSNHVESLRSYVQSQNYKGLINVHLIVSDGCRSLGDALRDIDSKGIIRGDFILIRGDAFTNANLKRLLDWHRFKSKQDKGAAMTLIFRDLGSNNFPAKENKTCLIAADNSNNKVLFHQKLSEKDRKVKLELQLFLDHDCVRIHSGLLETHIYLCSASVLPLFSDNFDFQTMEDFIRGVLINEEILDSRIYWQKLDPEEYALPVTSWRDYNTLIRDILQKRGYPLTIEMMPSCMYFLYLRRCTYKHNSSILGKGCTLERDCVVCPNSNVGENTRITGSVIGEGCNLGNNVRLENSYLLGKVRIGDDCVVKNSVLFSGCELGNSVEIDGCILGPKFKLKLESVHTDSLMQIDSNDCITYISMSKAHPDTDQELPYFKYTCTNESDDDSDDPEDYSSSDEESIAEMPLTDDTHMFFTEVMESLMRGYQDKVKCENLILEINSSRYAYNVTIREVSYNVVKAVLSLPMEYLSNSGSEISSQSYQKTLKLMLEYFDMVILNYVKSYEAQTDCLRAIQDTAATLDTVSSILFVFKNLYNCDILSEEKILEWYELDDEDNNDVMQKQVRLKMKKDIQPLVRWLREAEEDSSD